From one Halanaerobiaceae bacterium ANBcell28 genomic stretch:
- a CDS encoding radical SAM protein, whose product MEYIKLKRLEFAITYNCSSKCEHCFIDENRKKKYPGTIKPDIAESIVRKLASNYDIESIMTFGGEPLLYPELIYQIHKTARELGIKSRQIITNAYWSKNEEKINAIAKDLLNSGVNNVFISVDVFHQKHIPLSIIKKTAESLINNGVEMIKWNPCWLVSKDEDNKYNQKTKEILKELNYLGAKVSSGNIVSPNGLALKNLLEYMPAKIKYPKGKCGDQPYTSNLDNIESICIDPNGDIAICSNLKIGNVFEANILDVLKNYNPYEVEEMRCILEKGMDGLMEYASKENITLNPDGYYSICDMCQDIISASDYCK is encoded by the coding sequence ATGGAATATATTAAGCTTAAGAGATTAGAGTTTGCAATTACTTATAACTGTAGTTCAAAATGTGAGCATTGTTTTATTGATGAAAATAGAAAGAAAAAATATCCTGGAACCATAAAGCCAGATATAGCTGAATCAATTGTTAGAAAGTTAGCATCAAATTATGATATAGAATCTATCATGACCTTTGGGGGTGAGCCATTACTTTATCCCGAGCTAATTTATCAAATTCATAAAACAGCCAGAGAACTAGGAATTAAAAGCAGACAAATTATAACAAATGCTTATTGGAGCAAAAATGAGGAGAAAATTAACGCAATAGCTAAAGACTTGCTTAATTCCGGTGTTAATAATGTTTTCATATCTGTAGACGTATTTCATCAAAAACATATTCCTTTAAGTATTATCAAAAAAACGGCAGAATCATTGATAAATAATGGTGTTGAAATGATCAAGTGGAATCCCTGCTGGCTTGTTTCAAAAGATGAAGATAATAAGTATAATCAAAAAACAAAGGAAATTTTAAAAGAACTTAATTATTTAGGTGCTAAAGTTTCCAGTGGCAATATTGTTTCTCCAAATGGCTTGGCTCTTAAAAATCTATTAGAGTATATGCCAGCAAAAATTAAATATCCTAAAGGGAAATGTGGAGATCAACCCTATACTTCTAATTTGGATAATATAGAAAGCATTTGTATTGATCCAAATGGAGATATTGCAATTTGTTCAAATCTTAAGATTGGAAATGTTTTTGAAGCTAATATTTTGGATGTATTAAAGAATTATAATCCCTATGAAGTTGAGGAAATGAGATGCATTTTAGAAAAGGGTATGGATGGTTTAATGGAATATGCAAGTAAAGAGAATATAACACTAAATCCTGATGGTTATTATTCAATTTGTGATATGTGTCAGGATATTATAAG
- a CDS encoding class I SAM-dependent methyltransferase produces MEYMNNNKEAWEEAFDKSSDEWCGNDIINQLETEEYPFIEKVLVDEIINYDFSKKTIAQFCCNNGRELMSIMKFGGEKGVGFDIAENMISFANQTAEKLGVNCTFVATNILEIDREYYNSFDYIFVTIGALTWFEDLNLFFDKVSQCLKKEGQLIINEMHPTANMLGAPGEDNYDKNSPNKLVYSYFRKEPWIENDGMGYMDTGAYKSKTFQSYSHTFADILNSICQNGMKLSKIKEFDYDISGMFSELNNIGIPLSYLLVGKKR; encoded by the coding sequence ATGGAATATATGAATAATAACAAAGAAGCCTGGGAAGAAGCCTTTGATAAAAGCTCTGATGAATGGTGTGGGAATGATATAATAAATCAACTAGAAACAGAAGAGTATCCTTTTATTGAAAAAGTTTTGGTGGATGAAATAATTAATTATGATTTTAGCAAGAAAACAATTGCTCAATTTTGCTGTAATAATGGTAGAGAATTGATGTCCATAATGAAATTTGGTGGTGAAAAAGGAGTGGGCTTTGATATTGCAGAAAATATGATATCTTTTGCTAATCAAACTGCTGAAAAGCTAGGAGTTAATTGTACGTTTGTAGCTACTAATATTTTAGAAATAGATAGAGAGTATTATAATAGTTTTGACTATATATTTGTAACAATAGGGGCATTAACCTGGTTTGAAGATTTGAATCTGTTTTTTGATAAGGTATCACAATGCTTGAAAAAAGAAGGACAATTAATAATTAATGAAATGCATCCAACAGCAAATATGCTTGGAGCACCTGGAGAGGATAACTATGATAAAAATTCTCCAAATAAACTTGTATATTCATATTTCAGGAAGGAACCATGGATAGAAAATGATGGTATGGGATATATGGATACTGGAGCATATAAATCAAAAACATTTCAAAGTTACTCACATACTTTTGCTGATATATTAAATTCAATTTGTCAGAATGGTATGAAATTAAGCAAAATAAAAGAATTTGATTATGATATATCAGGAATGTTTTCAGAGTTAAATAATATAGGAATACCTTTATCATATCTGTTGGTTGGGAAAAAACGGTAA